A region from the uncultured Holophaga sp. genome encodes:
- a CDS encoding ATP-binding protein, producing the protein MDGLKKRVRASLQFRLSFRLVLAIVVVGLLAGAVSLVGAIKSANSLQADILRQVAVLASTHPPQVLILGTDATGGRVRDPDTRFIIQILPGTSAGQGLPLPPTMGEGLHHFRYHKKDYRVVVRPLPDGRRLAVAQDLRMRDEMVLANALNSLLPLLVLIPVLLVVALQLVRRTIAPVTRLAEEVDRRSESDLRALPEQPLVSEIQPFVTALNRLLERVGQSMAMQRRFVADSAHELRTPLTAFSLQVQRLEATEMSGEARERLGFLREGIERLRRLLDQLLGLARAQGAELSGCRWVSVQELYRRVLEDLMPLAEARGQDLGLVEGADVRVLADESALGICVKNLVDNAIRYTPEGGRIDLAVQELTGEIHLVVEDNGPGIPLTERERVLDPFYRVLGSEQPGSGLGLSIASTLVARMGGRLELGETSRFPSGLRAALILSCPAAERQEA; encoded by the coding sequence ATGGATGGTCTCAAGAAACGGGTGAGAGCCTCCCTCCAGTTCCGCCTCTCCTTCCGCCTGGTCCTGGCCATCGTGGTGGTCGGGCTGCTGGCCGGGGCCGTCTCGCTGGTGGGGGCGATCAAGAGCGCCAACAGCCTCCAGGCGGACATCCTCCGCCAAGTGGCCGTGCTGGCCTCAACCCATCCTCCCCAGGTGCTCATCCTGGGGACCGATGCCACCGGTGGCCGGGTCCGGGATCCCGACACCCGCTTCATCATCCAGATCCTTCCGGGGACATCGGCGGGGCAGGGGCTCCCCCTGCCGCCGACCATGGGGGAGGGCCTGCATCACTTCCGCTATCACAAGAAGGACTACCGGGTCGTCGTGCGGCCCCTGCCCGATGGCCGGCGGCTGGCGGTGGCCCAGGATCTGCGGATGCGGGACGAGATGGTCCTCGCCAATGCCCTCAACTCGCTGCTTCCGCTCCTGGTCCTGATCCCGGTCCTGCTGGTGGTGGCCCTCCAACTCGTGCGCCGCACCATTGCGCCGGTGACCCGGTTGGCGGAGGAGGTGGACAGGCGCAGCGAATCCGATCTGCGCGCCCTGCCTGAGCAGCCCCTGGTGTCCGAGATCCAGCCCTTTGTCACGGCCCTCAACCGGCTGCTGGAGCGGGTGGGGCAGTCCATGGCCATGCAGAGGCGTTTCGTGGCTGACAGTGCCCATGAGCTGCGCACCCCCCTGACGGCCTTCTCCCTGCAGGTCCAGCGCCTCGAGGCCACGGAGATGTCGGGGGAGGCGCGGGAGCGCCTGGGCTTTCTGCGGGAGGGCATCGAGCGGCTCCGGCGCCTGCTGGATCAGCTCCTGGGGCTCGCCCGGGCCCAGGGGGCCGAGCTGTCGGGCTGCCGCTGGGTCTCGGTCCAGGAGCTCTACCGGCGGGTCCTGGAGGACCTCATGCCCCTGGCGGAGGCACGGGGACAGGACCTGGGGCTGGTGGAGGGCGCCGATGTCCGGGTGCTGGCTGACGAATCTGCCCTCGGCATCTGTGTAAAGAACCTGGTGGACAACGCGATCCGCTACACCCCGGAGGGAGGGCGCATCGATCTGGCGGTGCAGGAACTCACCGGGGAGATCCATCTGGTGGTGGAGGACAACGGTCCGGGCATCCCTCTCACCGAACGGGAGCGGGTGCTGGACCCCTTCTACCGGGTGCTCGGGAGTGAGCAGCCGGGTTCCGGGCTGGGGCTCTCCATCGCCTCGACACTGGTCGCCCGCATGGGGGGACGGCTTGAGCTCGGGGAGACCAGCCGCTTCCCGTCCGGGCTGCGGGCGGCCCTGATCCTGAGCTGCCCCGCTGCTGAGAGGCAGGAGGCATGA
- the hutI gene encoding imidazolonepropionase, producing the protein MSPRLLVTDLAGLFSPDPGAAWGMTRILDAAICLEHGRVAWMGPARDLPPGWQDVPRVEGRGRWATPGFVDPHTHLLFAGDRSSEFNRRLHGESAAQIAREGGGIRATVRATRRASLEELIALGEARLRAFRERGVVHLEAKTGYGLDLETESRLLEAYARLQDRGWSLDLTLMPAHELPDEYQDNPEGFIRAVAEHWQPELLRQHPGRARFCDVFVEKGVFSPEQGRRILASGLALGLRPRLHADELSWTGGAELAAELGAASADHLMHVSAAGTAALATSGVVPVLLPATPFFLGLGRCAPARRLIEAGCAVALGSDFNPGTSPCLDPLLILRLACLQMGMNFEEAFIAMTLHAARSLGREDLGHLHPGARSPLLLWELRDPLELVYWIGASFRPELVG; encoded by the coding sequence ATGTCCCCGCGCCTGCTCGTCACGGACCTCGCAGGTCTTTTTTCCCCGGACCCCGGGGCTGCCTGGGGTATGACCCGGATCCTGGACGCGGCCATCTGTCTGGAGCATGGCAGGGTTGCCTGGATGGGGCCCGCCCGGGACCTGCCACCCGGTTGGCAGGATGTCCCCCGGGTGGAGGGGCGGGGCCGCTGGGCCACCCCGGGTTTTGTGGACCCTCACACCCACCTCCTCTTCGCCGGGGACCGCAGCTCGGAGTTCAACCGGCGCCTCCACGGCGAGTCGGCAGCGCAGATCGCCCGCGAGGGCGGCGGGATCCGGGCCACGGTGCGGGCGACCCGCAGGGCCTCCCTGGAGGAGCTCATCGCTTTGGGTGAAGCGAGACTCAGGGCCTTCAGGGAACGCGGAGTGGTCCATCTGGAGGCCAAGACCGGCTACGGGCTGGATCTGGAGACGGAATCCCGGCTCCTGGAGGCCTATGCCCGCCTGCAGGACCGCGGCTGGAGCCTGGACCTCACCCTCATGCCGGCCCATGAGCTGCCGGACGAGTACCAGGACAACCCGGAGGGATTCATCCGGGCCGTGGCGGAGCACTGGCAGCCCGAGCTGCTCCGCCAGCACCCCGGCCGGGCCCGATTCTGCGATGTCTTTGTCGAAAAGGGGGTCTTCAGCCCCGAGCAGGGACGGCGGATCCTGGCCTCTGGCCTGGCCCTGGGCCTGCGTCCCCGGCTGCATGCCGACGAGCTCTCCTGGACCGGGGGTGCCGAGCTCGCCGCCGAGTTGGGAGCCGCCAGCGCCGACCACCTGATGCATGTCTCGGCGGCGGGCACGGCGGCCCTGGCTACCAGCGGCGTGGTCCCCGTGCTGCTCCCGGCCACCCCCTTCTTCCTGGGCCTGGGCAGATGCGCCCCGGCACGGCGGCTGATTGAGGCGGGCTGCGCCGTGGCCCTCGGCTCCGATTTCAACCCGGGCACCTCCCCCTGTCTGGATCCGCTCCTGATCCTGCGCCTGGCCTGCCTTCAGATGGGCATGAACTTCGAAGAGGCCTTCATCGCCATGACCCTGCACGCCGCCCGCAGCCTGGGCCGGGAGGACCTGGGGCACCTGCACCCGGGCGCCCGGAGCCCTCTGCTCCTCTGGGAGCTCCGGGACCCCCTCGAGCTGGTTTACTGGATCGGAGCGTCCTTCAGGCCGGAACTGGTGGGCTGA
- a CDS encoding response regulator transcription factor: protein MRILLVEDDAMIGSAVQEALREATCAADWVRDGQAALDALQVQRYDLLLLDLGLPGKDGLEVLQTLRRRDQALPVLIITARDGLDDRLRGLDGGADDYILKPFELAELMARIRAVHRRRGGAAAPRLSNGQLSLDPVTREVQVAGQEAMIALSSREFALLQALLVRPGAILSRGDLEDRIYGWGEEVESNAVEFLIHSLRRKLGREAIKNVRGAGWMVSRNG from the coding sequence ATGCGGATTCTGCTGGTGGAGGACGATGCCATGATCGGCTCGGCGGTCCAGGAGGCCCTGAGGGAGGCCACCTGTGCCGCCGACTGGGTGCGGGACGGCCAGGCCGCCCTGGACGCACTCCAGGTGCAGCGCTACGACCTCCTGCTGCTGGACCTGGGCCTGCCCGGCAAGGACGGCCTGGAGGTGCTCCAGACCCTCCGGCGGCGTGACCAGGCCCTGCCCGTTCTCATCATCACGGCGCGGGACGGGCTGGATGACCGGCTCCGGGGTCTGGACGGTGGTGCCGATGATTACATCCTCAAGCCCTTCGAGTTGGCCGAGCTCATGGCCCGGATCCGGGCCGTGCACCGGCGGAGGGGCGGGGCCGCTGCTCCAAGGCTCAGCAACGGGCAGCTCTCCCTCGATCCGGTGACCCGGGAGGTCCAGGTGGCCGGGCAGGAAGCGATGATCGCCCTGAGCAGTCGGGAGTTCGCACTTCTCCAGGCCCTGCTGGTTCGCCCGGGGGCCATCCTCTCCCGGGGGGATCTGGAAGACCGCATCTACGGGTGGGGCGAGGAGGTGGAGAGCAACGCGGTGGAGTTCCTGATCCACAGCCTGCGGCGGAAACTGGGCCGAGAGGCCATCAAGAATGTCCGGGGGGCGGGATGGATGGTCTCAAGAAACGGGTGA
- a CDS encoding DUF1175 family protein yields MNSHRQVMSLSLLLLVVALAAFVPVRTQARLEVSSGNPVQHIALESRSLLGLRRYPWGARVEGGEAWGSGRDGFFLAPAAPLQVQIRAWPGFLQAMMLTPIAGGFGPALPEQGDREAFRTWFVAILEQQLDGPSPAWEPAQRDCAGLLRFAFREAWGPHTEAWRDRTGFRGGSVASDPPLEMGGPWRRAFPTPEGWSPFAKGAFLRRLACMPIGRDPVRARPGDLVFFARGGAHATPDHAMAFVRPDVDGQPVLLYHTGPEGNGAGGEVRRVRLDELLHHPDPDFRPLPENPAFLGVYRWKVLIDATVTGS; encoded by the coding sequence ATGAACTCCCATCGGCAAGTGATGAGCCTCTCCCTGCTCCTCCTGGTCGTGGCGCTGGCGGCCTTTGTGCCGGTGCGCACCCAGGCAAGGCTCGAGGTGTCATCTGGGAATCCGGTGCAGCACATCGCTCTTGAAAGCCGTTCCCTCCTGGGACTCCGGCGCTATCCCTGGGGTGCGCGGGTGGAGGGCGGCGAGGCCTGGGGCAGTGGACGGGACGGCTTCTTCCTGGCTCCAGCCGCTCCGCTCCAGGTCCAGATCCGTGCATGGCCGGGCTTTCTCCAGGCCATGATGCTCACACCCATCGCTGGAGGGTTCGGCCCCGCCCTGCCCGAGCAGGGGGACAGGGAGGCATTCCGCACCTGGTTCGTGGCCATCCTGGAACAGCAGCTGGATGGACCGAGTCCCGCCTGGGAGCCGGCCCAGCGGGACTGCGCCGGGCTGCTCCGCTTTGCCTTCCGGGAAGCCTGGGGACCCCACACCGAGGCATGGCGAGACCGCACGGGCTTCAGGGGCGGCTCCGTGGCCTCCGACCCTCCACTAGAGATGGGGGGACCCTGGCGCCGGGCGTTCCCTACGCCCGAGGGCTGGAGCCCCTTCGCCAAGGGGGCCTTCCTCCGCCGCCTCGCCTGCATGCCCATCGGTCGGGATCCTGTCCGGGCCAGGCCCGGCGATCTCGTCTTCTTCGCCCGGGGGGGTGCCCATGCCACGCCCGACCATGCCATGGCCTTTGTGAGGCCCGATGTGGACGGTCAGCCTGTCCTGCTCTACCACACGGGCCCCGAGGGCAATGGCGCTGGCGGGGAAGTCCGCCGCGTCCGCCTGGATGAGCTGCTCCACCACCCCGATCCCGATTTCCGTCCCCTTCCCGAGAACCCGGCCTTCCTTGGCGTCTACCGCTGGAAGGTCCTCATTGACGCCACCGTCACCGGATCCTGA